A genomic stretch from Thermomonospora umbrina includes:
- a CDS encoding MerR family transcriptional regulator, with amino-acid sequence MGRAAELLGVTPGFLRGLDAAKLFVPQRSAGGHRRYSRYQLRLAQRARDLVDQGTALEAACRIIILEDQLAEAQRINAHLRQRIDQDAERD; translated from the coding sequence ATGGGCCGGGCCGCCGAGCTGCTCGGCGTCACCCCCGGGTTCCTGCGCGGCCTGGACGCCGCCAAGCTGTTCGTTCCGCAACGCTCGGCCGGCGGTCACCGTCGCTACTCCCGCTACCAACTGCGCCTGGCCCAACGCGCCCGCGACCTGGTCGACCAGGGCACCGCCCTGGAGGCGGCCTGCCGCATCATCATCCTGGAAGACCAACTCGCCGAGGCCCAGCGCATCAACGCCCACCTCCGACAGCGCATCGACCAGGACGCCGAACGAGACTGA
- a CDS encoding carboxylesterase/lipase family protein, with amino-acid sequence MRPSTLVRRSAITVAACAFSVLPAVPAAADQPTVRTESGVVQSATEAGADRYLGLPYAQPPTGSLRWRPPEPAARWRGVRQATQAPPRCVQRTTAPTSEDCLYLNVYTPSGAAHGKRRYPVMVYVHGGALVSGTGSVYDPTALTRDDVIVVTLNYRLGALGFLAHPALTGSGGNYGLMDQQAALRWVQRNIGRFGGLPGKVTIFGESAGGLSVLSLLASPGSAGLFSAAINQSGAYALKLPGLSTARQQGTAFATAAGCADQSATCLRSLPTAQVLTHQGGSAFPTVDGTVLPRSLDDAFSRGAFHRVPVVNGTTRDESTYFIAANYDLIGKRVTAEGYPAGIQAMAFVSPEQARRVAEKYPLGDFPSPALALAKVATDANFACPALNVDHWLAARVPTYAYEFDDPKAPQLYLGPVSFPYGAYHASELQYLFKIGNAVYPGSLTQDQQTLAATMRRHWTSFATHHAPATRAVWPRFTESGQSMISYRLPAPATSDRFATDHHCGFWNDLRTG; translated from the coding sequence ATGCGTCCATCCACGCTTGTCAGACGCTCGGCGATCACGGTCGCGGCCTGCGCGTTCAGCGTGCTGCCGGCCGTCCCCGCCGCCGCCGACCAACCGACCGTCCGTACGGAGAGCGGAGTCGTCCAGAGCGCGACCGAGGCGGGAGCCGATCGCTACCTCGGTCTGCCCTACGCCCAGCCGCCGACCGGATCCCTGCGCTGGCGTCCGCCGGAGCCCGCCGCCCGCTGGAGGGGCGTCCGCCAGGCCACCCAAGCGCCGCCGCGATGCGTGCAGCGCACCACCGCACCCACCTCGGAGGACTGCCTCTACCTCAACGTCTACACACCGTCCGGCGCCGCACACGGCAAACGCCGCTATCCGGTCATGGTGTACGTGCACGGCGGAGCCCTGGTGTCGGGCACCGGCAGCGTCTACGACCCCACCGCGCTGACAAGGGACGACGTCATCGTCGTCACCCTCAACTACCGGCTGGGAGCCCTGGGATTCCTGGCCCATCCCGCGCTGACCGGCTCCGGCGGCAACTACGGCCTCATGGACCAGCAAGCGGCCCTGCGCTGGGTGCAGCGGAACATCGGCCGCTTCGGCGGCCTCCCGGGCAAGGTCACGATCTTCGGTGAGTCCGCGGGCGGGCTGAGCGTCCTCTCGCTCTTGGCCTCCCCCGGATCGGCGGGCCTCTTCTCCGCCGCCATCAACCAGAGCGGCGCCTACGCCCTGAAGCTGCCGGGCCTCAGCACCGCCCGGCAGCAAGGGACCGCCTTCGCCACCGCCGCCGGCTGCGCCGACCAGAGCGCCACCTGCCTGCGATCGCTGCCCACCGCGCAGGTCCTCACCCACCAGGGCGGCTCCGCCTTCCCCACGGTGGACGGCACGGTGCTGCCCCGGTCGCTGGACGACGCCTTCTCACGGGGTGCGTTCCATCGCGTCCCCGTGGTGAACGGAACGACCCGCGATGAGTCCACCTATTTCATCGCGGCCAACTACGACCTCATCGGCAAGCGGGTGACCGCCGAGGGATACCCGGCGGGCATCCAGGCCATGGCGTTCGTCTCGCCCGAACAGGCCCGGCGCGTGGCCGAGAAGTACCCGCTCGGCGACTTCCCCAGCCCGGCACTGGCCCTCGCCAAGGTCGCCACCGACGCCAACTTCGCCTGCCCGGCCCTCAACGTCGACCATTGGCTGGCCGCCCGCGTCCCCACCTACGCCTACGAGTTCGACGACCCCAAGGCACCGCAGCTCTACCTCGGCCCGGTGTCCTTCCCCTACGGCGCCTACCACGCCTCGGAACTGCAATACCTCTTCAAGATCGGCAACGCCGTCTACCCCGGCTCGCTCACCCAGGACCAGCAGACCCTCGCCGCCACCATGCGACGCCACTGGACCTCCTTCGCCACCCACCACGCCCCGGCCACGCGAGCGGTCTGGCCGCGCTTCACCGAGTCCGGCCAAAGCATGATCTCCTACCGCCTCCCGGCCCCCGCCACCTCCGACCGCTTCGCCACCGACCATCACTGCGGTTTCTGGAACGACCTCAGGACCGGCTGA
- a CDS encoding carbohydrate ABC transporter permease: MAVHTRAEPAAQHRTARRPRRARDRGYWLFLLPGLVLFTVVVVVPFAMNVGYSFTRWPGVGDPEWIGLDNYRRLLKDDLFWTSFRHNAALVVAMAFLPTLLGLVLSALMFDLVAKHFGGRTVTALRAAYYLPQLLPIAVAGVVWGWMLHPEFGALNSVLDAIGLGSLGQDWLGDPDLAMATVMAVMVWFQLGYPIVIFMAGLERVDPSLHEAAAIDGATWLQRFRHITIPQLRPEIFVVLLTCTIAALKVFGPIYVLTRGGPGNATTVPSYFSFQNFFEKASVGYGSAIATTLAIIILVIAALFLRLQDRNS, encoded by the coding sequence ATGGCGGTTCACACCCGGGCCGAGCCCGCCGCGCAGCACCGCACGGCACGGCGGCCCCGCCGCGCCCGTGACCGCGGCTACTGGCTCTTCCTGTTGCCCGGTCTGGTGCTGTTCACGGTGGTGGTCGTCGTTCCGTTCGCGATGAACGTCGGCTACAGCTTCACCCGCTGGCCCGGTGTCGGCGACCCCGAATGGATCGGGCTGGACAATTACCGGCGGCTGCTGAAGGACGACCTCTTCTGGACGTCGTTCCGCCATAACGCCGCCCTCGTCGTCGCCATGGCGTTCCTTCCGACCCTTCTCGGGCTGGTGCTGTCCGCGCTGATGTTCGACCTCGTCGCCAAGCACTTCGGCGGCCGGACCGTCACCGCGCTGCGCGCCGCCTACTACCTTCCCCAGCTCCTGCCGATCGCGGTCGCCGGCGTCGTCTGGGGCTGGATGCTGCACCCGGAGTTCGGCGCCCTCAACTCCGTCCTGGACGCCATCGGGCTGGGCTCCCTCGGTCAGGACTGGCTCGGCGACCCCGACCTGGCCATGGCCACCGTCATGGCCGTCATGGTCTGGTTCCAGCTCGGCTACCCCATCGTGATCTTCATGGCGGGTCTGGAACGCGTCGACCCGTCCCTGCACGAGGCCGCCGCCATCGACGGCGCCACCTGGCTCCAGCGGTTCCGGCACATCACCATCCCCCAATTGCGGCCGGAGATCTTCGTCGTCCTGTTGACCTGCACCATCGCGGCCCTCAAGGTGTTCGGCCCCATCTACGTGCTCACCCGCGGCGGGCCGGGCAACGCCACCACGGTGCCGTCCTACTTCTCCTTCCAGAACTTCTTCGAGAAGGCGAGCGTCGGCTACGGCTCGGCCATCGCCACCACGCTCGCGATCATCATCCTCGTCATCGCGGCGCTGTTCCTGCGGCTCCAGGACCGGAACTCATGA
- a CDS encoding glycoside hydrolase family 13 protein: MTASWWRNAVIYQVYLRSFADSDGDGIGDLEGLRARLGYLSDLGVEGLWLNPCYPSPGADHGYDVADYTDIDARYGGLPAFDRLLEAAEEHGLKVIMDLVPNHCSVEHPWFRAALAGDRAARDRFVFRPGRGDEPPNNWRSIFGGPAWTRVGDEWYLHSFDSGQPDFDWRNPEVAAHFEDVLRFWFDRGVHGMRIDVVHMLFKDRDLRDWPHHPDYNAHAQNQPEVHDILRRWRELADGYGRDLTLVGEIWVPEVADLALYLRSDELPQAFYFDLLFQPWNAAAFHESITRGLAEIAATGATVTWTLANHDVHRTVSRLGLTRRTGGPDTRPRGEVDVALGVRRARAAALLLLALPGSVYLYQGEELGLPEVLDLPDEARQDPTFLRSGPADHGRDGCRVPLPWTADEPSYGFSVSGRSWLPQPDWFADFAVAGQTGVPGSTWELHREALALRHRFAGRLEWLPSPREDVLVFRRGDLVCVTVFGAEPHLVPWTRPLISSTPAAPGQVAGESTTWFQV, translated from the coding sequence TTGACCGCGTCCTGGTGGCGGAACGCCGTGATCTACCAGGTCTACCTGCGTTCCTTCGCCGACTCCGACGGTGACGGGATCGGTGACCTGGAGGGCCTGCGCGCCCGGCTCGGCTACCTGAGCGACCTGGGCGTGGAGGGCCTCTGGCTCAACCCCTGCTACCCCTCGCCGGGCGCCGACCACGGCTATGACGTCGCCGACTACACCGACATCGACGCCCGGTACGGCGGGCTGCCCGCCTTCGACCGGCTGCTGGAGGCCGCCGAGGAGCACGGCCTCAAGGTGATCATGGACCTGGTGCCCAACCACTGCTCGGTCGAGCACCCCTGGTTCCGGGCCGCGCTGGCGGGGGACCGGGCCGCCCGGGACCGGTTCGTGTTCCGGCCCGGCCGCGGCGACGAGCCGCCCAACAACTGGCGCTCCATCTTCGGCGGTCCGGCGTGGACGCGGGTCGGCGACGAGTGGTACCTGCACAGCTTCGACTCCGGTCAGCCCGACTTCGACTGGCGCAATCCGGAGGTGGCCGCCCACTTCGAGGACGTGCTGCGGTTCTGGTTCGACCGGGGCGTGCACGGCATGCGGATCGACGTCGTGCACATGCTGTTCAAGGACCGCGACCTGCGCGACTGGCCGCACCACCCCGACTACAACGCCCACGCGCAGAACCAGCCGGAGGTCCACGACATCCTGCGGCGGTGGCGCGAACTCGCCGACGGGTACGGGCGGGACCTGACGCTGGTGGGCGAGATCTGGGTGCCCGAGGTCGCCGACCTGGCCCTGTACCTGCGCTCGGACGAGCTGCCGCAGGCGTTCTACTTCGACCTGCTGTTCCAGCCGTGGAACGCCGCCGCGTTCCACGAGTCGATCACCCGCGGCCTGGCCGAGATCGCCGCCACCGGGGCCACCGTCACGTGGACGCTCGCCAACCACGACGTGCACCGCACGGTGAGCCGGCTCGGGCTGACCCGGCGGACCGGAGGGCCCGACACCCGCCCCCGAGGCGAGGTGGACGTCGCGCTGGGGGTGCGGAGGGCGCGGGCGGCGGCGCTGCTGCTGCTCGCGCTGCCCGGCTCGGTCTACCTCTACCAGGGCGAGGAACTCGGGCTGCCGGAGGTGCTCGACCTGCCGGACGAGGCCCGCCAGGATCCCACGTTCCTGCGGTCCGGCCCCGCCGACCACGGCCGCGACGGCTGCCGCGTCCCCCTGCCGTGGACCGCGGACGAGCCCTCGTACGGCTTCTCGGTGTCCGGACGCAGTTGGCTGCCGCAGCCGGACTGGTTCGCCGACTTCGCCGTCGCCGGTCAGACCGGCGTGCCCGGCTCGACCTGGGAGCTGCACCGCGAGGCCCTGGCGCTGCGGCACCGCTTCGCCGGACGGCTGGAATGGCTGCCGTCCCCACGCGAGGACGTGCTGGTCTTCCGGCGCGGTGACCTGGTGTGCGTCACCGTGTTCGGCGCCGAGCCCCACCTCGTCCCCTGGACCCGCCCACTGATCTCCTCCACCCCGGCGGCCCCCGGTCAGGTCGCGGGCGAATCCACGACCTGGTTCCAGGTCTGA
- a CDS encoding carbohydrate ABC transporter permease, which produces MNHRILPRFAVLVSLAVLAVAMLLPFALVLLNAFKTPAEYSANGPLAFPEGLSLEGLVDFWERVDFGGKLLNSILISTAVAVLAVIVSVCNAYALGIGRIRGRTWILAFFLIANTLPQEAMIYPWYTMAKEAGLYDSRLSVIIICTVLQCAFGTYLMSSVLGQFPREVIEAAHLDGAGRLRTLTHVILPMSRSTLTVMFVFFFIWTWNEFLIPLILLISNDNQTVPVALGKLQGERMMDATMSSASALLGILPALVFFVLFQRTLTRGVTVGAIK; this is translated from the coding sequence ATGAACCACAGAATCCTCCCTCGTTTCGCGGTCCTGGTGTCGCTGGCCGTCCTCGCCGTGGCCATGCTGCTGCCGTTCGCGCTGGTCCTGCTGAACGCCTTCAAGACCCCGGCCGAGTATTCCGCCAATGGCCCCCTCGCCTTTCCCGAGGGCCTCTCCCTGGAGGGTCTGGTCGACTTCTGGGAACGGGTCGACTTCGGCGGCAAGCTGCTCAACAGCATTCTCATCAGCACCGCCGTCGCCGTCCTGGCCGTCATCGTGTCGGTGTGCAACGCCTACGCCCTCGGCATCGGCCGTATCCGGGGCCGGACGTGGATCCTGGCGTTCTTCCTCATCGCCAACACCCTCCCGCAGGAGGCGATGATCTACCCCTGGTACACCATGGCCAAGGAGGCCGGCCTCTACGACAGCCGCCTGAGCGTCATCATCATCTGCACCGTCCTCCAATGCGCCTTCGGCACCTACCTGATGTCCTCGGTGCTCGGCCAATTCCCCCGTGAGGTCATCGAGGCCGCCCACCTCGACGGCGCCGGACGTCTGCGCACCCTCACCCACGTCATCCTGCCGATGAGCCGCTCCACCCTCACGGTGATGTTCGTCTTCTTCTTCATCTGGACCTGGAACGAATTCCTGATCCCGCTCATCCTCCTCATCTCCAACGACAACCAGACCGTCCCCGTGGCCCTCGGCAAACTCCAGGGCGAACGCATGATGGACGCCACCATGTCCAGCGCCTCCGCCCTCCTCGGCATCCTCCCCGCCCTGGTCTTCTTCGTCCTCTTCCAGCGCACCCTCACCCGGGGCGTCACCGTCGGCGCCATCAAGTAG
- a CDS encoding branched-chain amino acid ABC transporter permease yields MTEFLQQLIEGLGAGAIYASLALALVLIFKFTGIVNFAQGEMAMFATFIAWQFVQGGLPFWAALGLTLVIAFAGGMLIERVVMRPVEHAPELTVVIVTLGLFILVNAAAGWIWSFTIKSVPSPFPNGALHAGGVDLSYRTLGVLGVVAAVMGLLYLLFRYTKIGLGMRAVATNPESARLSGIRVSRVLALGWGLAATVGAVSGVLVAPVLFLEPNMMGGVLIYAFAAATLGGFDSPVGAVVGGLVVGVAETLAGAYIGAVGSDLKIGIPLAIILVVLLVRPQGLFGRAVVERA; encoded by the coding sequence AACAACTGATCGAGGGGCTCGGGGCGGGGGCGATCTACGCCAGTCTCGCGCTCGCCCTGGTCCTCATCTTCAAGTTCACCGGCATCGTGAACTTCGCCCAAGGCGAGATGGCCATGTTCGCCACGTTCATCGCCTGGCAGTTCGTCCAGGGCGGTCTGCCGTTCTGGGCGGCGCTCGGGCTGACCCTCGTCATCGCGTTCGCGGGCGGCATGCTCATCGAACGTGTCGTCATGCGGCCCGTGGAGCACGCGCCGGAACTGACCGTCGTCATCGTCACGCTGGGGCTGTTCATCCTGGTCAACGCGGCGGCGGGGTGGATCTGGTCGTTCACGATCAAGTCCGTGCCCAGCCCGTTCCCCAACGGCGCGCTGCACGCGGGAGGGGTGGATCTGAGCTACCGCACGCTCGGCGTGCTCGGCGTGGTCGCGGCGGTGATGGGGCTGCTGTACCTGCTGTTCCGCTACACCAAGATCGGGCTCGGGATGCGGGCGGTGGCCACGAACCCCGAGTCGGCGCGGCTGTCGGGCATCCGGGTGAGCCGGGTGCTGGCGCTGGGCTGGGGGCTGGCCGCCACGGTCGGCGCGGTCTCCGGCGTCCTGGTCGCGCCGGTGCTCTTCCTTGAGCCGAACATGATGGGCGGCGTCCTGATCTACGCCTTCGCGGCGGCGACGCTGGGCGGCTTCGACAGCCCGGTCGGCGCGGTGGTCGGGGGGCTGGTGGTGGGCGTGGCCGAGACGCTGGCCGGCGCCTATATCGGCGCGGTCGGCTCCGACCTCAAGATCGGCATCCCGCTGGCGATCATCCTCGTGGTGCTCCTCGTCCGGCCCCAGGGTCTCTTCGGCCGAGCGGTGGTGGAACGCGCATGA
- a CDS encoding ABC transporter substrate-binding protein: MRNLTIGAVMMTAATLLATSACGGRGEEGGTTATGECKGQQTTGITDTSIKLGGIYPLSGPSSAYGEIPKGTKAYFDHLNAEKGGINGRKIEYSFRDDGYQPPKSVEEARRLAEQEKVFAIFQTLGTPTSTAVMEYANQRKIPHVFVSSGASKFGADATKYPWTIGWQPSYLSEGRLYGQYVKTEKPNAKVAILYQNDDFGKDYRTGFIEAIKGSGVTVVSEQTYEVTDPSIDPQMRNLAGSRADVLLDITTPKFGSQALAADARNTDWNPLHIINTVASSPTVLKPVGFKNVQGIVSAAFFKDPSDPQWDDDAEMKLYKDKLKQYAPGLDSTIPYYTQGWAAAASLTKVLTAMKCPTREGLMESARNLQGVASELLLPGVTMTTGPKDGYPIESLQLQKFSGERWNLFGKIIDTRGATG, encoded by the coding sequence ATGCGCAATCTGACCATCGGCGCGGTCATGATGACCGCCGCCACGCTCCTCGCGACCAGTGCCTGCGGCGGCCGTGGCGAAGAGGGCGGCACCACGGCGACGGGCGAGTGCAAGGGCCAGCAGACCACCGGCATCACCGACACGTCCATCAAGCTCGGCGGCATCTACCCGCTGTCCGGCCCGTCCTCGGCGTACGGCGAGATCCCCAAGGGCACCAAGGCGTACTTCGACCACCTCAACGCCGAGAAGGGCGGCATCAACGGCCGGAAGATCGAATACAGCTTCCGCGACGACGGCTACCAGCCGCCCAAGTCGGTCGAGGAGGCCCGCCGCCTGGCCGAGCAGGAGAAGGTCTTCGCCATCTTCCAGACACTGGGGACACCGACGTCCACGGCGGTCATGGAGTACGCGAACCAGCGGAAGATCCCGCACGTCTTCGTGTCCAGCGGCGCGTCCAAGTTCGGCGCCGACGCCACGAAGTACCCCTGGACGATCGGCTGGCAGCCCAGCTACCTGTCCGAGGGCCGCCTGTACGGGCAGTACGTCAAGACGGAGAAGCCCAACGCCAAGGTCGCGATCCTCTACCAGAACGACGACTTCGGCAAGGACTACCGAACGGGCTTCATCGAGGCCATCAAGGGCAGCGGCGTGACCGTCGTCTCCGAGCAGACCTACGAGGTCACCGACCCCAGCATCGACCCGCAGATGCGCAACCTCGCCGGCTCCAGGGCGGACGTCCTCCTCGACATCACCACGCCCAAGTTCGGCTCGCAGGCGCTCGCCGCCGACGCCCGCAACACCGACTGGAACCCGCTGCACATCATCAACACCGTGGCGTCCTCGCCCACCGTCCTCAAGCCGGTCGGCTTCAAGAACGTGCAGGGCATCGTCTCGGCCGCCTTCTTCAAGGACCCCTCCGACCCGCAGTGGGACGACGACGCCGAGATGAAGCTCTACAAGGACAAGCTCAAGCAGTACGCACCGGGCCTGGACTCGACGATCCCCTACTACACCCAGGGATGGGCGGCGGCGGCCTCCCTCACCAAGGTGCTGACCGCGATGAAGTGCCCCACGCGTGAAGGCCTCATGGAGTCCGCGCGCAACCTCCAGGGCGTGGCCTCGGAACTGCTCCTGCCGGGCGTGACGATGACCACCGGCCCCAAGGACGGCTACCCCATCGAGTCCCTGCAGCTCCAGAAGTTCTCCGGAGAGCGCTGGAACCTCTTCGGCAAGATCATCGACACGCGCGGCGCCACCGGCTGA
- a CDS encoding branched-chain amino acid ABC transporter permease — translation MTTTLDSGASLRRPTLNRPTIAVAVLLVVACAAPFQLAPFRVFQLTLVLVYAIALMGLNLLIGYTGQISLGHGAFFAVGAYTAAIMQHHWEMPHLTTLPVALAVTFLLGLGLGIPALRLRGPYLALVTLAIAVFLGPLLKRFSSVTGGSMGLTLSKPAPPAWTGLAEDQWLYFLALAITVVFALLVVGLLRSRVGRALKAVRDNESAAETMGVRLSWYKSLAFAWSAMLAGAAGCVNTWVIGFVSPDSFTSTLSITLLAGIVVGGLGSTWGPLLGGAFTLYVPTLSQDLNQAAPGVLFGLLIIVIMYVAPTGLAGLVGRTRRLVHPLLTRKKK, via the coding sequence ATGACGACCACTCTGGACAGCGGGGCCTCGCTGCGGAGGCCCACACTGAACCGACCGACGATCGCCGTGGCCGTGCTGCTGGTGGTGGCCTGCGCGGCGCCGTTCCAGCTCGCGCCGTTCCGGGTCTTCCAGCTCACGCTCGTGCTCGTGTACGCGATCGCGTTGATGGGGCTGAACCTGCTGATCGGCTACACCGGCCAGATCTCCCTCGGGCACGGCGCGTTCTTCGCGGTCGGCGCCTACACCGCCGCGATCATGCAGCACCACTGGGAGATGCCGCATCTGACCACCCTCCCGGTGGCGCTGGCGGTGACGTTCCTGCTCGGGCTCGGGCTCGGCATCCCGGCGCTGCGGCTGCGCGGGCCGTATCTGGCGCTGGTCACGCTGGCCATCGCGGTGTTCCTCGGGCCGCTGCTCAAGCGGTTCTCCTCGGTGACCGGTGGCTCGATGGGGCTCACCCTGTCCAAGCCCGCCCCGCCCGCCTGGACGGGGCTGGCCGAGGACCAGTGGCTGTACTTCCTGGCGCTGGCGATCACGGTCGTCTTCGCGTTGCTGGTGGTGGGTCTGCTGCGGTCCCGGGTCGGCCGCGCGCTGAAGGCGGTCCGCGACAACGAGTCCGCCGCCGAGACGATGGGCGTGCGGCTGTCCTGGTACAAGTCGCTCGCCTTCGCCTGGAGCGCGATGCTCGCCGGGGCCGCCGGTTGTGTGAACACCTGGGTGATCGGCTTCGTCTCGCCCGACTCGTTCACCTCCACCCTGTCCATCACCCTGCTGGCCGGCATCGTCGTCGGCGGTCTCGGCTCGACCTGGGGCCCGCTGCTCGGCGGCGCGTTCACCCTCTACGTCCCCACCCTCTCCCAGGACCTCAACCAGGCCGCTCCGGGCGTGCTGTTCGGCCTGCTCATCATCGTGATCATGTACGTCGCCCCCACCGGGCTCGCCGGGCTGGTCGGCCGTACCCGTCGCCTCGTCCACCCCCTCCTCACACGGAAGAAGAAGTGA
- a CDS encoding ABC transporter substrate-binding protein has product MKKLRIAAALAAAALAATACGGGSGDGAQTLTIWHYEDPEGGIGKAWTEAIAEFRKTHPDVTVEFEEKSFEQMQKTAPMVLNSDGAPDVMEYNKGNATTGLLARQGLLTDLTGEVTKRGWDKLLAPSLQTTAKYDAKGVMGGDKWYGVPNYAEYVMVYYNKDLFEKHDVKVPTTLEEFTAGLDTFTKAGVTPIAMAGNEYPGQHLFYEFVLNRAQRSWVDDYQRYTGKVDFNGPELAGAAQTFADWVSKGYLAKDSAGIKAEAMGTAWMAGKYPVVISGTWWYERFTSEVKNFAWGTFLFPGNRLHPGSAGNHWVVPTRSDSKDLAQEFIALTMSRRIQNRIANEGAVAVAADPGAVTNPKYKDLATTYQRLVAQDGLAFYPDWPVPGYYDTLLAGTQTLLNRSKSPQQFLGDMRKPYEDNLADIGG; this is encoded by the coding sequence GTGAAGAAGCTGAGGATCGCGGCGGCCCTGGCCGCCGCCGCCCTGGCCGCCACCGCCTGCGGCGGCGGATCCGGCGACGGCGCCCAGACCCTGACCATCTGGCACTACGAGGACCCCGAGGGCGGCATCGGCAAGGCGTGGACCGAGGCCATCGCCGAGTTCCGCAAGACCCATCCCGACGTCACCGTCGAGTTCGAGGAGAAGAGCTTCGAACAGATGCAGAAGACGGCGCCGATGGTCCTCAACTCCGACGGCGCGCCCGACGTCATGGAGTACAACAAGGGCAACGCCACCACCGGGCTCCTGGCCAGGCAGGGCCTGCTCACCGACCTGACCGGGGAGGTGACGAAGCGGGGCTGGGACAAGCTGCTCGCGCCGTCCCTGCAGACCACGGCCAAGTACGACGCCAAGGGCGTCATGGGCGGCGACAAGTGGTACGGCGTCCCCAACTACGCCGAGTACGTGATGGTCTACTACAACAAGGACCTGTTCGAGAAGCACGACGTCAAGGTCCCCACCACGCTGGAGGAGTTCACCGCCGGGCTCGACACGTTCACCAAGGCGGGCGTCACTCCGATCGCCATGGCGGGCAACGAGTACCCCGGTCAGCACCTGTTCTACGAGTTCGTCCTCAACCGGGCCCAGCGGTCATGGGTGGACGACTACCAGCGCTACACCGGCAAGGTCGACTTCAACGGCCCCGAGCTGGCGGGCGCCGCCCAGACGTTCGCCGACTGGGTCTCCAAGGGCTACCTGGCCAAGGACTCCGCGGGCATCAAGGCCGAGGCCATGGGCACCGCGTGGATGGCCGGCAAGTACCCCGTCGTGATCTCCGGCACCTGGTGGTACGAGCGGTTCACCTCCGAGGTCAAGAACTTCGCATGGGGCACCTTCCTGTTCCCCGGAAACCGTCTGCACCCCGGCTCGGCGGGAAACCACTGGGTCGTCCCCACCCGCTCGGACAGCAAGGACCTGGCGCAGGAGTTCATCGCCCTCACGATGAGCAGGCGGATCCAGAACCGCATCGCCAACGAGGGCGCGGTCGCCGTGGCCGCCGACCCCGGCGCCGTCACCAACCCCAAGTACAAGGACCTGGCGACCACCTATCAGCGCCTCGTCGCCCAGGACGGCCTGGCCTTTTACCCCGACTGGCCGGTGCCCGGGTACTACGACACCCTTTTGGCGGGAACGCAGACGCTGCTCAACCGCAGCAAGTCGCCCCAGCAGTTCCTCGGCGACATGAGGAAGCCCTACGAGGACAACCTCGCCGACATCGGCGGCTGA